A window of the Dryobates pubescens isolate bDryPub1 chromosome 36, bDryPub1.pri, whole genome shotgun sequence genome harbors these coding sequences:
- the LOC104309560 gene encoding vasoactive intestinal polypeptide receptor 1 — MGGPWKPPSTGTLLLLLLTRLMLQVQATHPDCSIILYFQQQEAECLEIIRSENQTAASSGPPRQQGCLTQWDGVSCWGAVPLGQSRAVSCPDLLHIFKKSKALIRRNCTESGWSSPSPPYHTACQLEDSSSTNDTEAKKGYFVTMKVLYTCGYSTSLAALFLAIGIFSCFRKLHCTRNCIHIHFFSSFILRGVAVLVKDSVLFSDDSADHCTLSTVSCKAAITFFQYSVLANFYWLLVEGLYLQTLLLLTFTSDRRYIWWYILIGWGVPMLTVCTWVLTRLQYDNHGCWDDHSSVYWWVIKAPILLAIFVNFLIFLNVTRMLAQKIWSPDISKSYKQQYMRLTKSTLLLIPLFGVHYVAFALLPEHTGVAARLYFELVLGSYQGFLVALLYCFLNGEVQAELKRHWGKWQSSMESNVFNLVTQDFTA, encoded by the exons GTGCAAGCAACACATCCTGACTGCTCCATCATCCTCTACTTCCAACAGCAGGAAGCTGAAtgtctggagatcatcaggagtgaaaaccaaacagcagcctcctctgggccccccaggcagcagg gctgcctgacCCAGTGGGATGGagtcagctgctggggggctgtgcccctgggccagTCCCGAGCTGTGTCCTGCCCTGACCTCCTCCACATCTTCAAGAAGTCCAAAG CTCTGATCCGGAGGAACTGCACCGAGTCAGgatggagctcccccagccctccctaccacactgcctgccagctggaggacagcagcagcaccaatgACACCGAGGCCAAG AAAGGCTATTTTGTCACCATGAAGGTGCTTTACACCTGTGGCtactccacctccctggcagccctgttCCTGGCCATTGGCATCTTCTCCTGCTTCAG GAAGCTGCACTGCACCAGGAACTGCATCCACATCCACTTCTTCAGCTCCTTCATCCTGCgtggggtggctgtgctggtcAAGGACTCCGTCCTCTTCTCGGACGACTCCGCCGACCACTGCACCCTGTCCACg gtGAGCTGCAAAGCAGCCATCACCTTCTTCCAGTACTCAGTGCTGGCCAACTTCTactggctgctggtggaggggcTGTACCTgcagaccctgctgctgctgaccttcaCCTCCGACAGGAGGTACATCTGGTGGTACATCCTCATCGGCTGGG GGGTGCCCATGCTCACAGTCTGCACGTGGGTGCTCACCAGGCTGCAGTATGACAACCATGG GTGCTGGGATGACCACAGCAGTGTCTACTGGTGGGTGATCAAGGCTcccatcctgctggccatattT GTGAacttcctcatcttcctcaaCGTCACCAGGATGCTGGCCCAGAAGATCTGGTCCCCAGACATCAGCAAAAGCTACAAGCAGCAGTACAT GAGGCTGACCAAGTCCACGCTGCTCCTGATCCCTCTCTTCGGGGTGCACTACGTGGCGTTCGCCCTGCTGCCCGAGCACACCGGCGTGGCCGCCCGGCTCTACTTCGAGCTGGTCCTCGGCTCCTACCAG gGCTTCCTGGTGGCTCTGCTCTACTGCTTCCTGAACGGGGAG GTGCAGGCTGAGCTCAAGAGGCACTGGGGGAAGTGGCAGTCGTCCATGGAGAGCAATGTCTTCAACCtggtcacccaagacttcacaGCATGa